In Malaclemys terrapin pileata isolate rMalTer1 chromosome 14, rMalTer1.hap1, whole genome shotgun sequence, the genomic stretch GAAGATCTGTCTTCTCCCCACATGCTCCCTAGGAACTtcccccaaagttcagtctgtcTGGTCCATTGTTTTAAAAGCGGCCTTGAAGCACATCCACTTCCCAGTGTTTGCATTCATCCTGTCTCCTCAAAAGAAGATACGTCCCAGCCCACGATAATACAGaagcatttatatttttaacacgACAACCTCCTAAGATACTTGAGCTTAATTCAGTAAGGATTGGCATATCTGTCACACTAACGTGCATACTGGCTGAGCAGAGAAGGGTGGGCTTCGCTCCCCATCTCTGGGACCCACTGGGGCACCACTAGGCTCTTTGGGGGGAAGTGAACTGAGGTGTGGAGCTGAGAGCCCACGACACACAGGCAGGACAGAACAAGCCCCAGAGTTCACAAAGGGACGGAGGGTGTTTCTGCACTAGGATTGGGACACGTTCCCGGTCCCTCAAGTGGCCATGCCCCCATgtcggggaagggggaggtgctaAGGCGGCCACAAGTGTAGCCCGAACCTAGCCTCCCGTCCCCCTACGTTATTTGTCTGGCTGGAGGGACGGAGAGGTGAGGGCTGGTGCATCTCACACCCACAGACCCTTCTGTGCAAGGGGAGCTGAAGATCTATGGGGAAGACGCCCTCCAGGAGagaccaccaccagcagcagcagctccttcttCTCACCCCACAAGAGAACACTGGGCCCTACCCAACCCAGTGCTTAGTCTGTGGCctcgggagccctggctggggccacAGAGAGCTGCCTGGACTCCTGCTGCTGGCTCCGGTCCTTGCTGCCTGAGCTCGCGTCAGCCATACGCTCGCCCAGCGGCATTTCCCCGTCCTGCTGTCTGTCCGTCATGGGAGCATGTTTGAACACCGCATCAATCTGCTCCAAATGTCAGGGAATGTTCCAGACATCCATGGGCAGAGCCTCTCGTCCTGGGGCCAGTCGGCACATCGAGCGGGGGACACGGAGCTGCTGGCCGCCTCCCTTGATGGCACCATTAAACCCTGCAGCATAAggacagcccctgctcccctgtCCAGTGGAGGGTAACCCTGGCACCCTGCATGAGGGAAGAGAAGTCAGTgctctccctgctgggagcccgagGCCCGTAGGACCCGCCAGAGGAGAAAAGAGACGAAAGGTTCATTCATCCCTGCCTCCTGCTTACATCCTGCACCCTcaaaggtgggggagagagggcaccaGCCATCCACCCCCCCCTTCAATGGAGGAGGGGAGATACCTGGGGCAGGGGAAACCCCTAGACCCCCTGGCATGATTGGGAGATTGGTGTATTGGGGGAatagagcccctggcatggcagGGAAAAAGGGGATGGCAGGGATAGACATACACAGAATctcaggtgtgtggggggagaaactGTAGGATTCTGGTATAGGGAAAGGGAGggtcatagaatatgagggttggaagggacctcaggagatcatctagtccaaccccctgctcaaagcaggaccaatccccagatagatttttttaccccagttccctaaatggccccctcaaggattgaacttgcaaccctgggtttagcaggccaatgctcaaaccactgagctatccctccccccacgaAGCCCCTGCCATGGGAGGTAAGAGGGGGATGGAGGGCATGGGGGAGTGGTTATGGGGGTGCACTCAGAGCCCCTGCCATGGGAGGTAAGGGGGATGGGGGACATGGGGGAGTGCTTATGGGGGTGCACACAGAACCCctgccatgggggtgggggagaacagggGTCTCTGGTATGGGGGAGAATAGGAGGGAGCACACAGAGCCTCTGGCAAGGGGGAGATTGGGGGAGTgccagggagtccctgaaatagaggggatgggagggggcacCCAGAGAGCTTGTGGGTGGACTGGCGGGGCACTATCGTAACTTGGGCTTTCCTTGTTGGCCATATAAATgtctgatgaagtaggttatagccacgaaagctgatgcccaaataaatttgttagtcaataaggtgccacaaggactccttggttttttttgctcCCTCTTTGACTCCTGCTAACTCCCTGTGCCCGAGTCCTCATCCACAGCCGTGCAAAGCAGGTGTTTGCTGCCTCTCAGAGGTGGGAGCCATGGACCCCTGCTCGGCCTGCACGCTGCACAGGTGGCAGTGAGGGCACAAGGTGACCGGCTGGGGGGAAGCCCCGGCCACAAGCGGTTTGTCTGACcatccctggggctggagctgttccCCACAGAGGGGAGGGCAGCGGCAGAGGGCTGGGTTTCTCCCTGCAAACAGGAAGCAAAGGGCAGAGTCTATAAATCTATGTTTTTACAAGAATGGAAGAATACAGCAGACAAGTACAAACCTGAAAGTCCCCAGCGTGTGCCAGGCCGTCAGTGATAAAGGTGCTGGAGGCCGATTAGAAAACTCAGTTCCTGGTGTGGGGTTCAGTAATCGCTCAGcccaaggtgctggagaaatCCTCTGTATTCAGCCAGGCAGCTCCAACTCCCTCCGCCTCACAGGAGGAGGCtcggcaccccctccccagcctgctgGCCTGCGAGGCTAACCCAACCCACTGACAGGTACAGGTCACCACCGCACCTGAGAGCTAAACTCAACTGCACGGGCAAACTGGAGCAACCCCCGCCCCTGGCTGGAGACACTGAACCCCTCGCTCTGACACCACCTGCCAGAGCACCCAGCAGGAGGGGAGGGTCCCAGCTTCCAACCAGCCCAAACTGAGCAGCAGAACATTGTCCCGATCAGCTGCTGGGAGCCAGTGACTCGTTCGCTTGGGCACTGGCATCCCCACGCCCCCAGCTAGCCCCAGAGTCAGGGTAAAACGGGTCCTGCAGAGAAGCTCATTTGAacctcctgtgcagagagccctGCCAGCATGAGCCCTCtcgccctgcagctccctcctgTCAGCCCTGGCTCGGCCCAGCGTggagctccctccctcccgtGCGCGCACATGGGTAAATGCATAGCTCCATGCATGGCTCCAGCGTGGCTGCTGTCAAGGGCTGTGCCGTTCCGTACGACCAAGGCTGTGCTGGCAGCTTTGTATTGTTCCAAGTCAGGCCCCTGGCCCGTGCAGCACCTTGTCTTTGGGAGATTGGCTAACGGCTCTTGGAGCTTCACCCCCGTCTCACTAATCCTGGGGACGAAGCTGCATGTGGTGCAGGAAGCGGGCCTGGCCCAACCTGGCCCGGCCCTGTGtcctttgtgtgtgtggctgAGAGAGGGCAGGGAAGAGTTTGCCGTGTTCTTTGGAGAGCCAGTGCCAGTGTCTAGTTCCCAGCCCAGAAGCCAGAGGGGCTGCACCGTGGTGCAGGGGTCGAGGACCCGCCTGGCATGGATGCTCTGCCTGGTGTCAGGGGCGAGGCGCTGGGCAGAGACATTACAAGGGAGAGGCGCTCGATTATTGGCACAAGGTCCTTGGCAGCCAGCTGTAGCCAGGCAGAGAGCGTCTCTAACCCCACAGACTGCTGGGCAGGAGCCGAGCTGCACTAGACAGAGAATGGTTCTCCCCAGTGTTGCCAGCCCCTCCTTCGTGGGCAGGTCTCAGAGAGCCCGTAGCTCCCGCTctcactccagccccctggcTCTGCCGTAGTACTGAGCCCGGGCTCTGGTCTCCATACGCTTAGGGCTGCCCCGgtgcccctgcagcagctggcatctCAACTTGCTCTCTAGCggcatccccaaccccacccctgccattcgctggctccctgcagcccgcTTTGTCTCTCCGACTCTTTCAGCAGGAAGTTTGAAACCAGCTTCCTGACCAGCtggctcctgctgccctctggatGTGAGCTGCCCTGATCTCACTCGCCACGGTCCTGGCACCAGCACAGCACCGGCGTTCGGAGTCCAGCCTTTCCGCTCGGGTGGACATAAGGGGGTTAATGCTTGCCCAGCTTTCAGGCTGGCTAAATGGTACAAAACCAGCCTGTGGCtgtcaggccaggccaggcaggggccaggcagggctgTTGCGTTAGAACAGTGGGTTTATTTAGGACACCGGCACAACTGACGGCATGGTCACTGGAATGacctggcccagggctcctgttGCATGGCCGGGGGCATCTCACCAGGGAAGAACTTTCCCTTCCCAGTTCACAAAGGCCCCGTTGTCCTTCTTGGAGAGTGTTGGAAGCACGTTCAGGATCCCTTGGACACTCATGTCCACCGTCAGTGGAGCCTGCAGGGGGCAaaggagagtgagggggagaagtctgccctggggctggcccaggacaccaggggctcaggggccgggccaGGATCTGGGAAAGGATCTCAGTAATCCCATTCTGCCCTCACTGGCAGTGAACGGGGGAGGCAGGTCCCAGGCCAGTGTTTACAATAGAAAGTGGGTGAAAAGGGCTGCACCCCTGAGAGACAACCTAAGCCCCAATGGAGACAGACgaccagctcctgccccctccaccttcccaaggCAGCAGCTCGGCAGGATTTGCTGTGCAATGCGGAGCGCTGAAGGAACCATGGCACCAGCAGCCCCAGGAAGCAACGCCCAGGACACAGCACTGAATCCCCAGGGAGCTGGGTCCTGACGACCGCCTCGCTGGGATGGGAGCTCCTGAATAGTGTCATCAATATGGGGAGGGTGATAAGGGAACGCGCTCCAGCGTAACCATTCCCCCTACGATGAACTTCTGCCCATGACATGTGGCTACGACTGGCCTCTCCCACGGAGGCACCTACCTGCTGGGAGGGTGAGCTCCCCATGTCAGTCTGCACCCAGCCAGGATGGACAGCGATGCTCAGGATCCCGTCACCTCCATACCCCAAGGACTGGCACTTGGTGAGCATGTTCAGAGCAGCCTGTGGGCGAGACACCATGAGCAGAGACTGCAGCGCATGAGGAGAGCAGGGACCCAGCCCCAGGAGAAAGGTGAGCAAGGGGGGCAGCTGATGCAAGCTGCAGTGTGTGATTCTCTCCTTGGGGATGAGTCGCCACCTCTCACTGCAATGGGTCCACGTGCACGACCCAGAGTCCTGCTCCAAGGCTCAGGCTCTGGGGTCAGGTGACCAAGCATCATGTGACCCAGAGGCCGTGCTTCCCATaagagggagcagagggagattgGCCTGAACACTGGCCTGGCAGGTCAAATCTGGGGGATAAACTGGGGGGCAAGAAAGACTTTTCTTTCCCCTTCGCTGTAGCGGGACACAGGGGACGAGCGTGAACTCGTGCCCTGCTGAGCGCACCCCCTACCTTGCTGCACCGATAAGAGATGACTTGCCCCAACTGCCAGGCAAAGAGATTCGTGATGGAGCCGCCCTCACTGGACATGTTGACAATGGCCGCCTTGCTGCAGCTCAGCCCCGGTTGGGGGCTTCCCTGGGCAGCCTTCTTCAGCAAGGGCAGGAACgcctggtgggaggggagaaaagagcaCCTTAGGTCAGCTTAGGAGAAAGGACCCACATTCCTCTCTTCACCGGCGGACTCTGATTTGAATTGAAGTGCAACGCAGCACCGCCTGTGACCCCTCTGGTGGGCTGGCCCCCTCAGCCTGCTGCCCCTGGGCTatgctctctccctgccctccaACTTGTTCATAGTCTCAGTCCTGTTTGCAAGGCTGATTTCTAGGAGTTGGGGAATCCCATTCTGCCCTCGCTGGCGGTGAACGGAGGAGCCCGGTCCCAGGCCAGTGTTTACAGTAGAAAGTGGGTGAAAAGGGCTGCACCCCTGAGAGACAACCTAAGCCCCAGTGGAGACAGCGTGGAGCAGTGGATTTATTACAGCGCTTGTCGTGTATCAAGTGTAGATACAGCCGATCATATGGTGTTTCTCTACTTTAGAGCCCTGCAGAGTATCTTACGGGATTGTAGACACCTTCTAGatccggggttctcaaactgggggtcgcgagctgtcagcctccaccccaaaccccactttgcctccagcatttataatggtgttaaatatataaaaagtgtttttaatgtataaggggggtggcactcagagacttgctgtgtgaaggggtccccagtacagaagtttgagaaccgctgctctagatcTATGCTAGACAGAGGCCTCGACTCGCTGACATGGAAGTATTTCCTCTGTAATACACTGAGCTGTACTTACAGCACACTGGGGAGGATGGTCAAATACCAGCAgctttggcctaactctgcttccatccgtgtcaatgggagttttagtgCTGAGGTATTAAGAGTCCAGTTAGGCCCATACAATTTGCTTCTTCAAATCCTACACGCAGTataaaagtaacagcaaaaactTGTGGGCGTAAACAGGATAAAATAGACCACCTATGATCAGAGCTAAGACAGCCTCGTCATTAACTGCCTTGTCCGATACCTTTCCCTACAGAAGGCTggactgctgggggaagggaaagtaCCTCGTACCTAGATGTTAACAAATAGATGCAAACACACACCTCAGTGACAACTTATCACAGTGCAAGgttgggatttaggtgcccaactctcattaactgtcaatgggatttgtgtgccCAACTCCTTTAAccacctttgaaaaccccaggCCTAGTGCACAGAGATAGAGCAGGCTAGTCCAACAATGGCATGAGTGTACAGACAAAGACATGGGAATGATGCCATGGGGAACTAAGGGTGCAGGAAAAGTTATAGTTATATTTATCTGCTGGAGCAATAATAAGTGACCGTATCACTGAAGAGCATCCTATAAGGCACGTGTCCAGCGGGGCACAGTTAAGGTTGTATGGGCAGCCTTAACCTCTGATGAATTGCTCTTGTCTGGAGTGTCTTTCTCAGTCTGGTTGGGGATGCTGATTGTCACGTTCTGATTGGCTGGGTCGCACCCATGCACCAGCTCCCAAGGGTGACCACTTGTGACCTCCTCCCTGAAACTCATTTCCACCCATCACTGGTCCCATGCTGTCCAGTGGGGTGTCCTGGGCTCAATGGGAGGGGCAACAACAGCTGCATGGTGAAGGCAGGTGACGAGGCCACTGAGGGATGCGGGAAGGAGAGGGTGCGActgggggagaaagggaaagagattTGAAGTGCCTCCTCCCCAAAGTGACTCCTGCCCtgccagctggtgcctggagccttaAAGCCACTTTAGACCTAGTTTCTAAATGGTTCAATTTGCCACATCCAGTTCCTGACAcaaagtgctttgaaaggggCTGTGGGCCCCGTGGTGCAGCTGAAAGGGCAGCAGCTGGGGGATGAAGGGTCCAGAAAAGCTTAGACAGAAACTAACAAGCAGGAGCCGCATGCGGCACTGGAAGGAACCCTGGTCTTACTATGTTTTCCAGCCATTCTACTGGGACTATTTGTCATAGAGCAGGGCCGGTGCCCCTTTCATATAAcaggcctctgagtgcgaccccccccttagcaattaaaaacactttttaatgtatttaaaaccATTAccaatgctggaggcaaagtggggtttggggtggaggctgacagctcgcgaccccctgaggggtccgtcccctgctgctccccctcccccgcagcctcagtgtGCTGTGCCACCGGCACTCTGGCCCgctgctcctgccaggcagcatgGTGGCATGGCTGCGaggtcctgctgctctgagcggcgtggtaagagggtgggaggagggtgtggataggggtcagggcagtcaggggacagggagcagggagggttggatgggggtggggtcccggggtggcggttggggtgggggtcccgggagtgggtggtcaggggacaaggagcggggggggggaggttggatgggtcagggggcggatgggggtgggggccaggctgtttggggaggcacagctttccctacccagccctccataaaGTTTCGCAACCCCgttgtggccctcgggccaaaaagtttgcccacccctgctctagggagatGGCCTCTACTGCAGGAGCTGGACTCTTGGCTCAGACCCCACCGGGGCAGCGCTAGGGCCTCTAGGTCCATTTCTCGGGTGGTTACAGTCCCATAATGCACCTGACACGTACACTGTGATGAACGCCACGCCCcagcccccaaacacacacacaccaggttgGCTCATTGATCCAGGAACCAgagtcctggggggagggaagagttctGGCCTAAGCAAAGTCAAACCCCAGTGCAGCCGGTGACGTGCCCTCTGTCAGGGCCCTTACCTGGCTCACCAGCAGGGGCCCAGTCACGTTGGTTGCGTACACCAGGGACATGTCCTCCGGTGTCTCAGACTCTAATGTGCTCAGTCTCACTATCCCAGCGTTGTTTATCAACAGATTCAGCCCCGAGCCTTTCAGATGCTCCTCAACTCTGGCTGCTGCCGCCTTGATGCTGGCTGGGTTGGTAGCTTCTATAGAGACAGAGCCGGGGTTCAGGGGCATGGTTCCTCCGCCCTGTAGCTAACCCCTCTCCCGGAGACACAAAACCCAGGCTGCTCTACAGAGCCATGCTAACGACTCGGGAGCTCTAAACACAGCTAGCCAGAACTGGGCAGTGCCCTGGCAAGGGCAGACAGAGAGTGAAATCAGGGGGACCAGGGATCAGCTGGGCGAGTGTAAAGCAGTGTGGCAGTGAAAgtgttaatggggcagggggaagagcgTGTTGGAACAACAGGATCTTCCCACTGGTGAGCAGGGTTTGAAATCTGCCCTCAGAGCTCTGGCAGGCTCGCCCTCAGCCAGCTTTCATCATCCCATGAGAACACCCTTTAGGGAAGAGCGCCCCGATGGCACAGTTGTTTGGCAGCATTTGAAACACGccgatttttccttttaaaaagtgtttgcagCATTTTTTTTATCCGAACCATCAGCAGCATTTTTGGGTTACTGAAAAAGCTGGTTCAACAAAAGAGCTCGATAGTCATTTCAATAGGTCACCGAAAACATCAGACAAGCCAATCGATTTTCACTCTGAGTGCTGGCATGACCCTCTGTGCGAAGTCACtatgccactcactcagatttggccccgctccccccagcctcGGTCATGTGAGCAGCACTCCAAGCATCAGCAGGGTGAGCAGCTGGTCCCAGCAGATCCCAGGCATGGTGAGCGCACGTTATGGCTATTGACAGGGCCTGGGGTGCTCCCCCATGAATTCGGGCCCTGGCCATTGGCCTAGCTTGTTAATCTGCCCTAGCAGAATCCCGAGGCTGGGATTGGTTCCCACTATCCCATCCTGTGAGAGGCATCCCTGAGGCTAGCAGAGCTGTACAAAGGGCAGCCCCTGTTCATGAAACTGATTCCTTGATTCCAAAGCTGCAACTAcctaaagggggttccaaagaggatggatctagactgttctcagtggtggcagatgacagaacaaggagcaatggtctcaagttgcagtgggggaggtctaggttggctattaggaaacacta encodes the following:
- the LOC128848812 gene encoding C-factor-like produces the protein MAGFNVRSVLVTGANRGIGLGLVKQLLGKSNPPEWVFATCRDPEGERAQELKTLASRHPNLAIIALEATNPASIKAAAARVEEHLKGSGLNLLINNAGIVRLSTLESETPEDMSLVYATNVTGPLLVSQAFLPLLKKAAQGSPQPGLSCSKAAIVNMSSEGGSITNLFAWQLGQVISYRCSKAALNMLTKCQSLGYGGDGILSIAVHPGWVQTDMGSSPSQQAPLTVDMSVQGILNVLPTLSKKDNGAFVNWEGKVLPW